The following are from one region of the Abiotrophia defectiva ATCC 49176 genome:
- the malQ gene encoding 4-alpha-glucanotransferase gives MQRTSGVLLHISSLPSKFGIGSFGQSAYDFVDFLAKTGQQYWQILPLGTTSYGDSPYQSFSAFAGNTHFIDLDLLVEAGWLTEADYAGVDFGDHPEYVDYAKVYTERRPILEKAVANFLAKADKKDYQQFLADNYEWLEPYCEYMAIKEHYDLKPWFQWDPKATLRDEATIVHLRQQLADVLTYHRVVQYFFNIQWQALKKYANAQHIEIIGDMPIYVAADSVEMWMTPHYFKTSKDHQPSVVAGCPPDAFTADGQLWGNPIYNWDAMKADGYAWWITRLKESFKLYDVVRIDHFRGFESYWEIPFGDTTAINGEWVKGPGSDLFRAIRKELGDVKIIAEDLGFMTQEVIDMRDETGFPGMKIMQFGFGGGDSVDLPHNYVYNSVCYVGTHDNETGLGWFQDSADEASREFFNAYMRRGEDETVSHALNRGIAAAVSKMAIYTMQDLLNLGNEARMNVPSTLGNNWKWRMKSDALTDQLAEELLELTTTYCRLNPAFKAASEEAEVAGETKSTKTTEVKKAKKPTTK, from the coding sequence ATGCAACGTACGAGTGGCGTACTCCTTCATATATCATCTCTCCCATCTAAGTTTGGGATTGGGTCTTTCGGGCAATCAGCCTATGATTTTGTCGATTTTCTGGCAAAAACAGGCCAACAATACTGGCAAATTTTGCCTCTAGGGACCACGTCTTATGGAGACTCCCCTTATCAATCATTCTCTGCCTTTGCCGGCAACACTCACTTTATCGACTTGGATCTCCTAGTTGAAGCGGGCTGGCTGACAGAAGCTGATTATGCTGGGGTAGACTTCGGTGACCATCCAGAATATGTGGACTATGCCAAGGTCTATACAGAACGTCGTCCAATCTTGGAAAAGGCAGTCGCTAACTTCTTGGCTAAAGCTGACAAGAAGGACTACCAACAATTCTTGGCGGACAACTATGAATGGTTGGAGCCTTACTGTGAATACATGGCGATCAAGGAGCACTATGATCTTAAGCCATGGTTCCAATGGGATCCAAAAGCTACCTTGCGCGATGAAGCGACCATCGTTCATTTGCGTCAACAATTAGCGGATGTGTTGACCTACCACCGGGTAGTACAATACTTCTTCAACATCCAATGGCAGGCACTTAAGAAATATGCCAATGCTCAACACATTGAGATTATTGGGGACATGCCAATCTATGTTGCAGCGGATAGTGTTGAAATGTGGATGACCCCACATTACTTCAAGACATCTAAAGATCACCAACCAAGTGTTGTTGCTGGTTGCCCACCAGATGCCTTTACCGCTGACGGCCAACTCTGGGGTAACCCAATCTATAACTGGGACGCTATGAAGGCTGACGGTTATGCTTGGTGGATTACTCGCCTTAAGGAAAGCTTCAAGCTCTACGATGTAGTCCGGATTGACCACTTCCGTGGCTTCGAGTCCTACTGGGAAATTCCATTTGGCGACACCACTGCTATCAATGGTGAATGGGTCAAAGGCCCAGGTAGCGACCTCTTCCGTGCTATTCGCAAGGAATTAGGCGACGTGAAGATTATTGCTGAAGATTTAGGTTTCATGACTCAGGAAGTAATTGATATGCGGGATGAAACCGGCTTCCCAGGCATGAAAATCATGCAATTTGGTTTTGGCGGAGGGGATTCAGTTGATTTACCTCACAATTACGTCTATAATTCTGTATGTTATGTGGGAACCCACGATAACGAAACAGGCTTGGGCTGGTTCCAAGATTCAGCTGATGAGGCATCACGCGAATTCTTCAATGCCTACATGAGACGTGGGGAAGATGAAACAGTTTCTCATGCCCTCAACCGTGGGATTGCTGCTGCTGTCAGCAAGATGGCAATCTACACCATGCAAGACTTGTTGAACTTAGGTAACGAAGCGCGTATGAACGTGCCATCTACCTTAGGTAACAACTGGAAATGGCGTATGAAGTCAGATGCTTTGACTGACCAATTAGCGGAAGAATTATTGGAGTTGACAACTACCTACTGCCGTTTGAATCCTGCCTTCAAGGCAGCAAGTGAAGAGGCTGAAGTAGCGGGAGAGACTAAGTCAACTAAGACTACTGAAGTTAAAAAGGCCAAAAAGCCTACAACTAAGTAA
- a CDS encoding hydroxymethylglutaryl-CoA synthase — MTVTVGIDKIGLYVPQYYIEMTELAQARGVEPSKYTIGIGQDKMAVPPLDQDVVAMAANAAASILDEHDRLAIDQVIVGTESAFDYSKSVASYLHELLDLQPYCKAYEIKQACYGATAGLQSACDYVRLRPDRKILVVATDIARYGLGTPGEPTQGAGAVALLISANPRILALDSQSISYTDNQFDFWRPSYSDVALVDGKFSTELYQDCFCQVMASAKQAGLSPENWRNVVFHLPFTKMGKKALDALAQKGSLDASLIERWQAAYEPATRLGRQVGNIYTGSLYLSLLSYLTQVEDLAAGDSLGLFSYGSGAVAELFSGTLQEDFRQALDLEALKAHLERRQALAVQDYERIFSQRLPQEADYQVARQSQEAGFVLDKIDGHRRYYRQY; from the coding sequence ATGACCGTAACTGTCGGTATAGACAAAATCGGGCTCTATGTGCCCCAATACTATATTGAAATGACTGAATTAGCTCAAGCCCGCGGCGTTGAGCCAAGTAAATACACGATTGGTATTGGCCAAGACAAGATGGCCGTGCCACCCCTAGACCAAGATGTGGTCGCGATGGCGGCCAATGCGGCAGCTAGCATCTTAGATGAGCATGACCGTTTAGCTATTGACCAAGTTATTGTCGGGACTGAATCGGCTTTTGACTATTCCAAGTCAGTAGCTAGCTACTTACACGAATTATTGGATTTACAACCCTATTGTAAGGCCTATGAAATCAAGCAAGCCTGCTACGGGGCGACAGCAGGCCTCCAGTCGGCCTGTGACTACGTTCGCCTACGACCAGACCGTAAGATCCTGGTAGTGGCAACCGACATCGCCCGCTACGGTCTCGGCACGCCAGGTGAGCCTACGCAAGGAGCTGGGGCAGTAGCCCTCCTTATCTCTGCTAATCCGCGGATTTTGGCCTTGGATAGCCAGTCTATTTCTTATACTGATAATCAATTCGATTTCTGGCGCCCATCTTATTCTGACGTGGCACTAGTAGATGGCAAATTCTCGACTGAACTCTACCAAGATTGCTTCTGTCAGGTCATGGCATCGGCCAAACAAGCAGGTTTGTCGCCTGAAAACTGGCGCAATGTGGTCTTCCACTTGCCATTTACCAAGATGGGCAAGAAGGCCTTGGATGCCTTGGCTCAAAAAGGAAGCTTGGATGCCAGTCTAATTGAGCGTTGGCAGGCAGCCTATGAACCGGCTACGCGTTTGGGGCGTCAGGTGGGCAATATTTACACCGGCTCCCTCTATCTCAGCCTCCTGTCCTATTTGACGCAAGTAGAGGATTTAGCAGCAGGGGACAGCCTGGGACTCTTCTCCTATGGTTCAGGCGCGGTCGCCGAACTCTTCTCTGGGACACTACAAGAAGACTTTAGACAGGCCTTGGATCTGGAAGCTTTGAAGGCCCACCTGGAGCGCCGACAAGCCCTAGCAGTCCAAGACTACGAGCGGATTTTTTCTCAGCGCTTGCCACAAGAAGCGGACTATCAAGTAGCTCGCCAAAGCCAGGAAGCAGGCTTTGTCTTAGATAAAATCGACGGCCACCGCCGTTACTATCGCCAATACTAA
- a CDS encoding hydroxymethylglutaryl-CoA reductase, degradative codes for MPADFGGFYQKEISQRRAILATYLEEEGHGQALETALALPESVANQLIENYVGNYSLPFGLAPTFKINGRDYVVPMAIEEPSVVAAASNGGKRLGNIQSQVLSRQLIGQIVLTDIEDLASGLEQVSVQKDHWLDLARAACPSMVARGGGPCDLWADSYGDDQGDFLCVYLSLDPCDAMGANVMNTVLEALAPEVAASLGGQALLRILSNHGDKLLVKAQVSLSVSQLHANPEQALTLAKRLSQASRVAQLDPRRAVTHNKGIMNGVDAVLLATGNDWRAVEAGVHAHAARDGQYRGLSQWTLSADQARLEGELTLPLSLATVGGTLAVHPTAQLALAILGKPNARELAQIIAAVGLAQNFAALRALVTDGIQKGHMALQARSLALQVGASLEEVPALVKALRQAPAMNRTLAEQVLAQLRSQEGS; via the coding sequence CTTGCCAGAGTCAGTGGCTAACCAGTTGATTGAGAACTATGTGGGCAATTATAGTCTGCCTTTTGGTCTGGCTCCAACCTTCAAAATTAATGGTCGGGACTATGTGGTGCCCATGGCCATTGAAGAGCCTAGTGTGGTGGCTGCCGCTAGCAACGGGGGCAAACGCCTAGGTAATATCCAGTCTCAGGTTTTGAGTCGCCAACTAATCGGTCAGATTGTGCTGACCGATATTGAAGACCTGGCTAGCGGGCTTGAGCAAGTTTCGGTGCAAAAAGACCACTGGCTAGACCTAGCAAGGGCAGCCTGTCCTAGCATGGTGGCTCGTGGTGGCGGGCCTTGCGATTTATGGGCTGATAGCTACGGGGACGACCAGGGCGATTTTCTCTGTGTCTATTTGAGCCTGGATCCCTGTGACGCCATGGGCGCCAATGTCATGAATACGGTCCTAGAGGCCCTAGCGCCTGAAGTGGCAGCCAGCCTAGGTGGCCAAGCCCTCCTGCGGATTCTTTCCAACCATGGCGATAAGCTCCTAGTTAAAGCTCAAGTGAGTCTGTCTGTTTCCCAGCTTCACGCCAATCCAGAGCAAGCCTTGACCCTGGCCAAACGCTTGAGTCAGGCCAGTCGCGTGGCCCAGTTGGATCCACGTCGGGCGGTGACCCATAATAAGGGTATTATGAATGGGGTAGATGCGGTCTTGCTTGCCACCGGTAATGACTGGCGAGCGGTGGAAGCTGGTGTCCACGCCCATGCGGCCCGGGATGGTCAATATCGGGGGCTCAGTCAATGGACCCTTTCCGCTGACCAAGCCAGACTAGAAGGGGAATTAACCCTGCCCTTGTCCCTTGCGACCGTTGGCGGGACTCTAGCAGTCCATCCAACTGCCCAATTGGCCCTAGCTATCTTAGGCAAGCCCAATGCTCGTGAACTGGCCCAAATCATTGCAGCAGTCGGCCTAGCCCAGAACTTTGCTGCCTTGAGAGCCCTAGTGACTGACGGCATTCAAAAGGGCCATATGGCCTTGCAAGCCCGGTCCTTGGCCCTTCAAGTCGGTGCCAGCCTAGAGGAAGTGCCTGCCCTAGTTAAGGCCTTGCGTCAGGCCCCTGCTATGAATCGTACTTTAGCTGAGCAAGTCTTGGCCCAGTTACGCAGCCAAGAGGGAAGTTAA